A region of the Prochlorothrix hollandica PCC 9006 = CALU 1027 genome:
TACACCCACACCTTGGAAAATTCGGCGCACCGTAATGGTGGTGTTGAGACCCTGGCGACGGATGGCGATCACCGTCCCTTCGGAGGGCTGAACGCGCTCCTTGTTGCCTTCCTTAATGCGGATACCTACCCGCACCGTGTCGCCGGGATAAATGACGGGAATATCGTCCTTCAGTTGTGCCGCTTCAATGGAGCGGATGATTTCCTGCGCTTTCATACAAACCGTTTTAGTTTTAATAGGGTAGCAGTCACCGTCTTTGCAGCGGTGGAGGGAACGCCCCAACCCGAATCCCAGGATGAGACCCAGGGGGCATGGGGAACCCCAGTCTTGGGCTTGGCGGTGCTTCTCAGCCCCACAAAAAACCGACAGAAGCTCATTTTAGCGCAAGGGCGAGATTTGGTAAATGGTAAACTCCCTCCTGTCAACCGGCGGCTGGGCCAAACCAGCGTTTTTGCCCGATCCAGCCTGGAACAGGTTACAGAATTTGAATGCCTCCGGCCACAGACTGGGTGACCCAACACTCTAGGTCGGGGTTTTGGAGTTGGGTTTGGACGGCAGCAGCCGTCACCTCGGCGGCAGTGGCGGAGACACAGAGGGCGAACACCGTCGGCCCAGAGCCAGACATCAGGGTGCCCAAAACCCCCGGTTGTTGCTGGAAGAGGTGGCGCAGGGTGACCACGGCGGCATGGGCCGGCAACACCACCTTTTCCAGGTCATTGTGGAGGGTTTGACTCAGGCGCAGCGGATCGCCCTGGGCAATGGCTTGGGCCAAGTCCCCGGCTTGCACCGCTGTTTGCCGAGCCTGAACCCCTGGGGAGTCTTGAATATAGGTGGGGGCGAATTGCTGGCGATAGGTGCCATAGGCCCAGGGGGTGGACACCGAGAGGCTGCGAAATTTGGCCAACACCAGGGGCAAGGCCGGGAGGGCATGGGGTAAGGGCTGCAAGATCTCCCCCCGTCCCGTGGCCAAGACCGTTCCCCCTTGGACACAAAAGGGGATGTCGGATCCCAACTGGCTACACAGATGTTCCAGGGTTTGGGGGGTTAGCCCCATGGCCCACAGGTGATTGAGACCCACCAGAACGGCGGCGGCATCGGTGGATCCCCCCGCTAGTCCTGCACCGACGGGAATCTGTTTGGCGATCGTGATCTGGAGATGACCCTGGGGGGCGGGGCGATCGGGACAATATTCAGCCCACTGGCCATGGAGCAGGACAGCGGCACGGTGGGCCAGGTTGCTGGCATCGGTGGGCACTTCCGGGTGATCGCAGTGGAGATCGAGGCTGAGAGTAGGGGTGTCGGCACTGGTCTTAGGGTCACTATCACGAAAATCGAGGGTGACCCGATCGGCCAAGGCCACACTCTGCATGATCATGACCAGTTCATGAAAACCATCGGGGCGATCGCCCACTACTTCTAGATAAAGGTTGATTTTGGCCGGAGCCAGCAGGGTACAAAGGGCCATAGGGGGAAGGAGATGGGGGTAGAGGGGGGATCACAGGAGTCCCCACACATAGGGCAAAAGGCAAAAGACAAAAGGGCACCTCGATTAATTGTGGCGGGCGGCTTCGCCGCCCGCCACAACCCCTATTCTTGCGTTGGTACAGGGGCGAGAATTTGGATTTTTCGAGGTATCCAAAGGGCAAAAAGACTAAAAAGGCGAATAAAAAGCAAAATACAGGGCTTTAAGGGCTAGGAGTTGGGGAATACTCAGGATCTGGGATCCCCCCCGGCTGCGGCTGACTGAGGCGATCGCTGAGGGCGATCCACTGCTGCAACCCCACCCCCTCGGCCCGGATGGTGAGATCAATCCCCAACTGC
Encoded here:
- the rplS gene encoding 50S ribosomal protein L19 — translated: MKAQEIIRSIEAAQLKDDIPVIYPGDTVRVGIRIKEGNKERVQPSEGTVIAIRRQGLNTTITVRRIFQGVGVERVFLVHSPLVAEITVLRRGKVRRAKLYYLRDRIGKATRVKQRFDRSL
- the ispE gene encoding 4-(cytidine 5'-diphospho)-2-C-methyl-D-erythritol kinase, with the translated sequence MALCTLLAPAKINLYLEVVGDRPDGFHELVMIMQSVALADRVTLDFRDSDPKTSADTPTLSLDLHCDHPEVPTDASNLAHRAAVLLHGQWAEYCPDRPAPQGHLQITIAKQIPVGAGLAGGSTDAAAVLVGLNHLWAMGLTPQTLEHLCSQLGSDIPFCVQGGTVLATGRGEILQPLPHALPALPLVLAKFRSLSVSTPWAYGTYRQQFAPTYIQDSPGVQARQTAVQAGDLAQAIAQGDPLRLSQTLHNDLEKVVLPAHAAVVTLRHLFQQQPGVLGTLMSGSGPTVFALCVSATAAEVTAAAVQTQLQNPDLECWVTQSVAGGIQIL